The Mustela nigripes isolate SB6536 chromosome 11, MUSNIG.SB6536, whole genome shotgun sequence genomic interval tgctgtgatctctctctgtcaaataaataaataaaatattaaaaaaaaaaaaaaaaaaaaaaaaagcctggtcAAAACTTGCCCCTTTTGTTCATCCTGTGACAAATAGTTACTGAAACACACATAtggtgtgccaggccctgtgccagcATCTGACAATTCCCAGGTGAACAAGCCACCCAGCTCTCTGTCCTTAGGAAGCTTGTGCTCAAATTGGCAGAGACAACATATGCTCAAGTAAGACCACTTCTGATAGCAACAGGACAAGCCTGAGGAACCCTGGGCGGCTTCCTGGGGCTCTAACTCACAGTTGGGATAAAGCTAGAAAAACCCAGAGCATCTAACAGCTGGTCTATCTCTGGTGACAGGAAGACTGTACATGACAATGGGTTAACTGAGTGGGAACAAGAAGTGACATGAGAGACAACAACAGAGCTTCCTGCTGGCTGAAGTGACCAGGGCAATTTTTATGGAAGAACTGGTACTTCCATGATACAGTGGGCATTTGGATGGGCAGCAAGAGGAGGGCAGCTCAAGTGGAGAGAGAAATGATGCAGGGAGATGGGCGTGTGAGGTATGTGTCacggagagggagacagaagaccCATCTTGGTGAACCCCTGGATTaggcaggcgagaattctaccactgaaccaccaatgcGAACCCCTGGATTAGGGGCCACCTTCACTTCCCAGAAGGTGGCAGCAGTCCAACTGGATGTCCACCTCCTGCCgggccctcccccaacccaccctcCAAACTTCGGCTGGACCACAGCACtccggttaaaaaaaaaaacaagaaaacacctTCAATGGCTGCCCACTATTTCCAGCCTGATGTCCAAATTCCTTAATGTGTTTAAGGAGAGGTGTCTGTGACGTCTCCTGCCTCACCAATCTGCTCTGGGGTCTAcactttcccttcccccaacatGCACCCCCTCACTGAACGACCTgagcctctctctccttcaggcCTCTCAATCACAGCTTCCTCTGCCTACAGGATCCTCCCTTTCAACCACCCCCCTACAGTCTGGCACACCTCTCATCCTTTAGACCTCCCTTTAAATGGGTGTCTGCCTGACAAGGATGCTCCTGACTCCCTAGCCTGCATTAGAGGGTCCTGACCTGTGCTCTAAAACTAGGTGGATGACAACAGAGTCTAGAGTACTCAGAAGGCCTGGAAGAACTTGGACTTGACATAATGGGTGCCTCAGACTCATTATAAGTGATATGGTGAATATGATATCCCCCCAAAAATCGATTTGGCAATACTATAcccttaaaaataatcagtgttggggagcctgggtggctcagtgggctaagccgctgccttcggctcaggtcatgatctcagggtcctgggatcgagtcccgcatcgggttctgcacagcagggagcctgcttccctctctctctctctctctctggctgcctctctgtctacttgtgatttctctctatcaaattaataaataaaatctaaaaaaataaaaaaataataataatcagtgttgggacgcctaggtggctcagtgggttaaggttctgcctatggctcaggtcatgatcttggggtcctggatcaagccccacatcgggctctctgctcagcggggaggctgcttcccccatctctgcctgcctctctgcctacttgtgatctatctctctgtgctatttattaataaataaataaaatatttttaaaaaataataatcagggTTATCTTAGGCCAAAGTTGATTAAAGTGGAAACAGGAGAGCATCTGCCTGCGAGATACACATTCCCCTTCTCTTTGGGTAAGAAACCCGGATTTTCCCAGGGGAAACCACCTCTTTATTTCATTCCCTGTTCACTAGCTTGGGAACTGATGCCACCCTGGTTCCAGGCAAGGGTCAATGAGAGCCCGCCATGCCCCTGGCCATGGTGACTAGCTCAGGGTCGGGCAAGAGATCCCAGGTTGGTCCAACTGTACTCACTCCTGGACAATATTTAGAAAGGAAGCTACCTTTTCCCCCACGGATTGCTAGACTGATTCGATAGAAGCCTGGAGTCTGCTGAGAATGACACCAACACAGAAGAAAGCGGAGACAAGGACTGCAAAGAGACAGGTGCTGACCCCTCTGTCTGAACACCTGGACTTGGCCATGGCTTAGCTAGGACAGACTGCTTAGGGACAGGAGCCAATCATTCCATGTGGGGCAGAAAGCAATTCCAGCCAGGTTTCAGCCACTTGCAACCAAGAATCTTGACCCACACACAAAGGTGATTCTACCGGTCTGTGGACTAGCAGTTCCTGCGAAAGGTGATCTTTCAGAAGCAATCACACAACTCCATCAGTAAAGGTTCTGCTTGCTGGTGGGCGTTGGTTAGTCAATGTCACGGCCTTGCCACTAGTCTGGGCAATAAACCACCGCTGACATGTAGCCAATAACCTCTCACCATCTCAGTCTGTCTCCACTGAATCCCTGACTCGATTCAGCACACAAGGACCACAGGCACGTAGTTTCCCATTATTTAGCAAAAGTACAACCCTGTCTAACACAAAGGTTCCTTTCCAGTTTGAAAGCTGAGAATGTTAGGAAGAATAATGTGGATCGAAAGCAATTCCCgctctctgtactatcttctccatttttctttaaatctcaaactgttcttaaaaataagGTCTATTTTTAAAACGGGGAGGGTTCTTAGATGCTTtgcatgtcaaaaaaaaaaaacaaaacaccttttttttttcaactctaaattcttttatttattctttcctctccACTCACAGTGCCCTAGGTCAAGCCAAGAATCTATTAGGGTGACCAGGACTTTCccagttttagcactgaaagtcccaCGTCCTGGGAAATCTCTCTGTCCCAGGCACGCCGGGATGGTTGGTCACCCTTCATGTCAGATGAAGCCCAAGCTACATTCTACCTCCAGCCTTAACTTCCCACAACCACCAGCCCCATCTCAATACTCCACAAaccccaggggcccctcccaCTTCCTGCAGACCCACATGATGCTCTGCGCTCAAAGCCTCTGCTCTGGCATTGCCTCCCCCAGAAGGCTTCCAAGGGTTCCTACAGAATCCTGAACCTACACCGATCCCAGCACTTGTCACGCTGTACAGTCACTGGCTTTATGGCTGTCTCCTGCACCAGCCTGTGAACTCCCTCAGGGAATGAGCTGTTCTGTACCCAAGACCCAAGATGCTAACCATCAGAGCCAAATGAAGAACATCACAAGCGCTGGGGTGAGCACTAGGTGTTTATGGCATCTTTTCCAAGTCATTTTGGGATCTTCTAAGCCCCACAGCCGTCTGCAAATTGCTAGGTTCCTTAGACTGTAATATGGATTAAAGTTGATCCGCCTGATCCAGGACAGGCAGCTCCAACACAGGCAGCTCGGGTTTCCAAAAGCACCCAATGGCCTTTTAACCTAAACAATGAGCCAGGGCAGTTCCCAGATACTTCAAAGAAATCTGAGGACCTTTACCATTCCCTGGCTGGCTGGTGGGTAAAGATGTCCCATCGGCCAGAGAGACTCAACCAAGTTGAAAGTCTTCCCAAACTGACTTAGGAGGCAGTTTCATTCAGAAAGACAGTGCAGTGGGTACGAGCACTGAAGTCAGACCCTGCCTTTGACCGCTTCAGTTGTTGTCACCTTgtggcaagtgacttaacctctatGGACCTTAGTTTCCACccctataaaatggaaaacaataacAGTTCCCATAACTCACAGACTTGTGAGGACTAAAGGAAATAGCACACACGAAGTCCTCAGTAAGTACCTGGCACCAAAAAATGCATTCAATAATGATTAAAGTACTTTACAAGGactggaggcaggcagggagcctgcaggtGCCTGGACGTTAGCAGGAGGCCCAGCCTCCTTTAAACAACCATCCTCCCCTTCTCAGCCACAACCACCCACTCTCTAAATTCCTGAaatccttctgcctctccctttccagtCTGGCTGCCCTCCCATTTAAGATTCCTGACCTCCTGAAACACCCCCATcctgtcctctgcctcctcctccctgtgtcctctCTCATCACCCCCCCAATACCATTCCTCACTACATACTGATCCCTCCTACCCCTCCAGCTCTTTGAGACCCACCAACATTTATgaagcacctgctctgtgctagAAAAGACATAGCTGAGAGGCACAACACCATGACCCCTTGCCAAATGAGAAACCCTATCTAATTTCCCTCCCACCAATCCTTTCCCTGGGCCCCAGTCTTCCTTCTActgctcctgccccacccccatcctttttccttcccattaGTAATCTTGGGAGCTCCCTTTGGAAACCAGCCTATTTCTTACCACCAAAGGAATGCCTACTCCCCATCCAACtgccacacactcacacacactagATTTTCCTCCCTTCAGTCATTTCCTCCACAAAAGTCTCTTTTCCATCACCCCCCGCCCAAAAATCCTAGGTCTGTCAGCACGCTCTGCATCTGTTCCCAATTCACTCACTTTTTTCCCCTACTCTTTTGGTACCCACTGAACTCCTACTGTGTGCAGGCCCAGCGCTAGATGCTGGAAATGCAGCTGTGAGTGCAAAAATCAGTTTCTGCTCTCCTGGAAGTACCAGTTTAGGAGCAGATAGAAAAGGAGTGAAAACAAAGAGGCTAAATGCAGATAGTGGAGATATGCATTGAATGAAATCCAGAAAAAGATCAGGTAGAAAGGAATTGAAGTGGGGAAGCACTTTAGGTAAGGTGGTCTGGAAAGGCCTTACCTAGCTGATAAACACTGCTTCCACCATTAGCCACCTACTGTGTAAGAGACACTGGATCTATCTCTTTCCATGCATGACATTATTGAGTTCTCACACAGTGTACATCAACcccatttgcagatgaggaaacagaggctcaaggagtcatttgtccaaggtcacacagccatgaAGCGGCAGAACAAGGATCTGAATGCAGGTCTGACTGCAAGGCCTTTCTGTGCACTCCCGCTTCCCAGGACCACGTTAgccacctgccctcccccagaACTCTATTTCTGATAGTCCCCTCCTTAAACTCTCCcaggggaaaaaatttttttaaacggCTGCCCTTTATTGAGCACTAGCACATGCTTCCAGTTTTATTATGTGCATTCCCTTCACCAACCCTCCAAACAATCATGGGGAGTAGATGCTGTCACTATATCCACTTTacaactgaggaaactgaggtctaaATTCACACACCTAGATTCGAACCCCGACCTGACCTCTGACCCCTAAACTGCCCAGCCGAAGAAGTACCACCCCCGGAAGCTTGGTGCCCACCGCTTCCCCGGCAACAACGAAGGGTGCATCCGTAAGCTGAAATCTATCCCCTTACTTTACAAACGGGATACTGAGACTCTGAGAAGCTAagccacttgcccaaggtcacacagcgaggaGCGATGGTGTCAGGGTTcgaacccaggcaccctgactccAGAGCCCTCGCTCTTAACCATCGTACAGCCTCTCCCGGacgtctctctccttcctccacctcgCTCTGACACCTCGCAGAGCCCCCGGCCCGGAGCTATTCGCCCCCATCCCCAAGTCCAGCCCCGCGGCCTGCCCCCCTCAGCCCCCAGCACACTCACTTGAGGTGGTCCAAGGAGTGGATGTTGCGGGAAGACTTGCCATGGCCCCCGCCCACCCAGCTCCGCGAGCGGCCAAACATGTCGGCGGCCCCGACCCGTTGCCCGCCTCACGGTCTCATGCCCGAGCGGCCGAGCGGCCGGGCGCCCGCAGTGGCAGCACAAGCGGGGGAGGCAGCGGCGGAGGTGGTAGAGGGACCGCCAACCACCTTCCTCCCCGGCCCACAGCTCCGCACTGACATTCAGCCGGAACCGGCCGTTCGACCGCCGCGCTTTACGGCCGCCGCCACGAGGAACGCTGGGAAGTGCAGTTCGCCCGCGAGGCCCCTGCCGACGGGACTCGGCAAACGAACTACAAGGCCCGGCGTGCATTGCGCAACTGCGGGCCTGCGGCCTCGGAGAAGAGGCGGAgcgagaggaggaggagagcccgCAGTATCCCGGACGGTGGGCGGGAATGGGAAACCTATGCGCGCACCCCTGGGAAGGGAATCGGTGAGGCTGGGTGCTTAAAAGTAACCGCAGTGTTCACGATCTTTAGGTTGTATGACAAGAATCGGAATAGCTATTGCATGGCTTTTACTATGTGCCACCGTCCTGAGCGCTTTACATAGACTGATATTTAAGGCTAACAACCAGCCTATGAGGTGGGTACTATCATCCTCACGCTACCCACGGGGAAACTGAATCACAGAGGAGCTGACTTTCCGAAGGTCATGCAGCTAGTAAGTGCATGGTTCAGACCCTGGCACCTACATTTTATGCCCCCCTAAACTAATCTGTACCAAATCGGTAATGGTCTTGACGGTCTTTACAGCTCTTCTTTTTCcacttcaacttaaaaaaatagattttggaaGGTCTTCGGGCAACAGTGTACCGAAACTGAACATCCTGTGCTTTCAGAGGATTTCTCTAGTCTTCACCCTAAATCCAAGCAATTCCCAAAACTACCACATTGAGGagaagaattagaattagaagaaaagaaacacccAACTCCCCACATGAGTCAGGAAGATGTATCTAAATGTCTGTCCTGCAGGAGGAGTGAGAAGCTCCCTGGAGGCAAGGCTGCCCTGTTCACCATTCATTCGTTCCTTTCTGCACCGCGGAGTTATCTAAGGACTACTGTGTCTCATTAGCTGTGCTCAGAGTTGGGCTAAGGACCCATGTTTtcccccagtgcctagcacaaagTTTGGCACATCATATGTGAATGACTGACAGAATGGAGGTTTGTTTCACCTTAGGCAGTTGGAGAATTAATGGTTTGCTGTAATTGATCTAAATGggcaaggaggggcgcctgggtggctcagtgggttaaagcctctgccttcggctcaggtcatgatcccagagtcctgggatcgagccccacgtcgggctctctgctccgcagggagcctgcttcctcctctatctctgtctgcctctctgccttcttgtgatctctgtctgtcaaataaataaataaaatctttaaaaaataataaaaaataaaaataaataaatgggcaagGAGACAGTAATGGAGGAAAAAGGGCTGGTCTGAtctccaaacacacacagacttagcctctgccttccggggccttcccttttctctgggcCCAgatctcctcatctgtaaaaaggccTAGCACACTACACAGCCACGTCTAGCTGCAATTAAGCGATGTGTGTAAAACACCCAGCTCAGTGTGACCCGAGATGTAAAGGTCTttcctggccggctcagtcagcagagcatgcaacacttgatgttggagttgtgagtttaagccccgctttgggtgcagagattactcgAAAAATCAAATCCTTGAAAAATATGGACGATCTGTGGAACTGTTCTGGAAGGCCCTTTGGGCAAGATCAGTCTCCTGAAGGATATACAAGAGTTGCTCATGAAAAGGGGAATCAGCGAGTGCGAGACTCACTTTTCTATGTAATTCTTGGCTGTTTCAATGTTTAACCACGTCCTCTTTCAAACATGGTTTACAAAGCAAAAACAGGAAGCAACCCCACTGCCACAGGTCTGACTTGCCTGGGAATCTCTTTATTCGGGGGTCCCTGAACCCTGTTATGCACCTCCTCGCGATGCACCTGTTAAGGACCTTCTGGCACCCAGAATTTGGAGAGCCGAAGGAGGACCTGATTAATCTTTCCCACCATGGAAAATTGCCACTTTGGAAAGTCCTAGGTTTTCACCGGTAAATTCACCGCTCCCCTACCCCGCCTCCTTTTGACAGGTAAACTGAGTTCCAAAGAGGCGTGACGCCATGTCCAAGTTCAGAGAAGGCTGCTGAAGAGGCTTGGAGCGGGGTGCGGGGGGGTTCCCTTCTGCTACCTTAACCTTCAGGATCTGTCTAGTTTTGAACTGTGTTCTGTGTCGTTCCCCTCCCGCTACTCCATGGGGGATGCCCAGAGCCAATTGGATTTGAGACCTGGGCGGAGCCCGGAACCGGGGAAACAGCTCAGAGGCCAGCGCCCCCGAGGGGCGGAGCGAAGCGGTACCGCCCCCGGACGGCTCGGGCCAATGAGCGCGGGAGTCGAGTGGGCCAATGAGCGCGGGCAAGGGGCGGCGGGCCAATGAACGCGGGGCGGCTCCGGAGGCGGTGCTCGGAACGCGACCAGGAGGGCGACGCGGCGGCCGCAGCCATGGGCGCTGGGCCTGCGGGGGCGCGGAGGGGGCTCGAGGAACTGCCGGGCGGGGCTGGAGAGACCGCCGCCGGGACTGGCCCTCGACGCTGAGCCGCGGTGGGGTCCCCGCCGGCGCTGCGAGGGCCTGTGAGCTCGAGCGAGGCGCAACGGAGGAGCCGGACAGTCCCCGGCCACATCGAGTGTGGGGGGGTCTTGCCTGGCCGCCGGGAGGATCGAGAGGACCCTGTGGGCACATCTGGGAGTGCCTGGACCCCGCCGGGTACGTTTCAGGGGCCGGGGCGCGTCCTCAGAGGCCGCCGCAGACCGGCGGGGCAACCGCCGGGGCCCAGCGCCGCCTGGGTCGAGCCCCCGGGGCGCCCCTGGATGGCTGAGCTGCCCCCTTGCCGGCCGCCCGGGCGCCGCAGCGGCTGAGATCGCTGGGATCGCCGGGCCGCCGCCCTCGCCGCCCCCTGCATGCCCGGCGCCCGGGTCGCGGCCCACCTGGACGCGCTGGGCCCCCTGGTCCCCTACGTGCCGCCGTCGCTGCTGCCCTCTATGTTCTACGTGGGCCTGTTTTTCGTCAATGTGCTGATCCTGTACTACGCCTTCCTCATGGAGTACATTGTCCTCAACGTGGGCCTCGTTTTCCTGCCCGAGGACATGGACCAGGCGCTGGTGGACCTGGGCGTGCTCTCCGATCCCGGCTCCGGCCTCTACGATGCCGAATCTGAGCTCGATGTCTTCGATGGTTACTTGGAGTAGGCTTGGCTAccgtcctcccctccccccaacgaCCCGCACCCCTCGGCCTGGACCAGCCGCCCAAATCATGCCGCCGCTGCTGGTTGGGGGCATCGTCGGGCCAGGGATGGAATCCCCAGGACGAGGCCGACTCCGGCCTCCAAGACCTGTAAGTGCCCTCTCTGCACCAGATGAGTGTGGGTTAGGGGTGCTGGCGAAGAGGATGGCATCTGCAGACCACACACGCACCCTTCCCCCAGGCTCCTGGAGGTGCATTCAGATGCCAGGAATGGCCAGACCCCTGTCAGGCCCTTAGCTGGGGCTGGAAAGCTTCCCCTGATGAAGGTGACAGTTGttgcagaggggaagagaggcagagccCAAGGGGTGTTCGGGTTAGCCATGGTACGGTACCTACTGCCACAGCTTGTAGAAAAGCCTTTGCACCCAGGTCCCTTTGAGGCAGAGCTCTCagcttctcccttctgcctcagTCTGGCTTGGTGGTGACCTTGGCTTGCTGGGGATTCCCATAGTCCTGGAAGGATAAAGACTTGGAGTGTCAGAAGAGGTAGCAAGCCAGGCAGTGACCACCTTTGTCCTGTGGCCCCTAGGGGATGGGGTAGAGACTCAAGAGTAAGGGCCCCGGCTGAAGCTGCGAGAGGAGAAACCTCCTTCTGCAAAGTCTGCAGTTCCTTTTGGCCTTGGGTTTGCTGCTTCTTGGGAGTCGGGTTTCAGAGTGCCCCAGCTCGGCAGGTCTGCAGCTTGCATCTGCAAGGA includes:
- the DEXI gene encoding dexamethasone-induced protein; translated protein: MPGARVAAHLDALGPLVPYVPPSLLPSMFYVGLFFVNVLILYYAFLMEYIVLNVGLVFLPEDMDQALVDLGVLSDPGSGLYDAESELDVFDGYLE